CAGATCGTCCGCGGCGGCCGTTGCTTCGGTTGCTCATGTGGATCGTGTCGATCGGGCCGGCTCCGGCTCCGTGCGCGGGTGAAACTGGCGGGATTCTGGCACGGGCGCTACCCCTGTCGAACTGCCTCGGGTCGTCAACGGGGCGGAGACGGGCGCCGAGGTGAGCACGAGTGCGTACATCCGGCTGCGCAGCGTGCGCATCCGCTCCCCTGGAGTGAGCCAGACGGCGGCGACCAGGAGCGCGATCGCCGCGAGCGTGGCAACGAGGAGAGTGGCGCTGACCGGCTCGGGAACCTCGGCGGGCGCCGCGCCAGCGACGAAGGTCTCCACGGCGGTCAGCCCACCGACGTAGGCGAACACTCCGGCGGCGCCACCGAGTGCCGCGCTTGCGACTGCCGGGACGGGCCGGAACGGCGCCGCGTGCAGCCACCCACTGACGGCCCGGGCTGCCGTCGCCCACGCGAACACCGTCATGAGCACAAACGCCGCCGTCGACAGGTGCGGCTGGAAGATCAGGTGCGCGGCCACAAGTGCCGCGGCCGGCACGAGCAGCGCGACGCCCAGCCGAACGCTCCGGGCGACGCCATGTGGGACAGGCCGTTGCTCGTGGCGGAGATGGTCCGTTACCGCGCTGCCGGCCCCGAGGAACAGCGCTGCCTTGTACATCCCGTGCCCGACGATGTGGAGCAACGCCGCGGAGAACGCTCCTATGGCCACCTGCACCGTCATGAACCCCATCTGCCCTGCCGTGGACCACGCCAGGTTCCCCTTCACGTCGCTGCGCACCAGCATCACGGTCGTCGCGTAACAGGCAGTGACGGCACCCGCTGCGTAGGCCATGTGCGTCGCCGCGGCCGACGACCCGAACACCGGAGCGAGTCGCACCAACAGCATGCCGGCGCCGTTGACCACGCCTGCGTGGAGCAGCGCTGACACCGGCGTGGGCGCTGCGATCGTGGACGGCAGCCACTGGTGCAGGGGTACGAGCGCGGACCGGGAAATGCCGGCAATGGTCAGGAGCACGGCGACCACCCACAACACGTTCCTACCGAGCACCGGGATCGACGCGTTCGCGAGCTCCTCGGCGGCCCGGGCCGGCCAGCGGAGGTCGAGCTCGCCGACGGAGACGACGGCGAGCAGAGTGGCCACCAAGAGCGCGGTGTCCCCCACCCAGAGCATGCGCAGGGTCCGCTGGGCCGAGCGCCGCGCCGGTGTCCAGGTGGCCCGGTGGGTGACCAGCCCAGCCAACGCGAGGCCGGCCAGGATCCAGGAGGCGGTCAGCAGGCTGAGGGTGGCGGCGAAGGCCACTGACGTCGTCGCCGCTGTCAGCAGCGAGGCCAGTGCGAAGAAGCGGCGCTCCCGCAGATCCATCTGCAGCTGGCGGCCGGCGAAGGACTGCACGACCCAGCCGACACCGGTGGTGAGCAAGCCCAACATTGCGGTGACGCGAGTTGCATGCAGGCCCACGAGCGCACCGCCATCGCCCCCCTCGACCACGGCTGCGATCGGTCCGTCCACAGCCACGACGACCATCACGACGACCGTCGCGGCGAACGCGGCAGAGGCCCCACGTACCGCCCATCGGGCGGACCGCTCTCCGACGGGGCGCGCGACGGCGATCGCCGCGGCGGCGATCGCGGGCAGCGCGGGGACGACGAGCACGAGCATCGCAGGCGGCGTCATCTCGACCGCGGCACCGTTCGCAGCAAACGCCGGACTGTCATTCGATCGTCAGGTGCTGCCTCGCCCGGCCCTGCGGTA
The Egibacteraceae bacterium genome window above contains:
- a CDS encoding proton-conducting transporter membrane subunit; translated protein: MTPPAMLVLVVPALPAIAAAAIAVARPVGERSARWAVRGASAAFAATVVVMVVVAVDGPIAAVVEGGDGGALVGLHATRVTAMLGLLTTGVGWVVQSFAGRQLQMDLRERRFFALASLLTAATTSVAFAATLSLLTASWILAGLALAGLVTHRATWTPARRSAQRTLRMLWVGDTALLVATLLAVVSVGELDLRWPARAAEELANASIPVLGRNVLWVVAVLLTIAGISRSALVPLHQWLPSTIAAPTPVSALLHAGVVNGAGMLLVRLAPVFGSSAAATHMAYAAGAVTACYATTVMLVRSDVKGNLAWSTAGQMGFMTVQVAIGAFSAALLHIVGHGMYKAALFLGAGSAVTDHLRHEQRPVPHGVARSVRLGVALLVPAAALVAAHLIFQPHLSTAAFVLMTVFAWATAARAVSGWLHAAPFRPVPAVASAALGGAAGVFAYVGGLTAVETFVAGAAPAEVPEPVSATLLVATLAAIALLVAAVWLTPGERMRTLRSRMYALVLTSAPVSAPLTTRGSSTGVAPVPESRQFHPRTEPEPARSTRST